The DNA region GGCTTGATGATGACTCCGTCGGCCTTGACCTTGGCGCCATCATCAGGGCGGTACGGTTCCATCTTGCCGACAGTGAGCAACACCGGAATATTCGATGTTTCGAGCGCGTTCTTGATGCGCTCGCAAACTTCCAGACCCGTGTAACCCGGCATGTAGATGTCGAGGATCGCCAGGTCAGGTTTGATTTCGGCGAACTTCTTAACAGCTGCCGCTCCGTTGCTGACGGCAATCACCTCGTAACCAGCATCGGCGAGAATCTTCTTCGCCATGTTCTGCGCGGTCATGCTGTCGTCGGCGAGCAGTATTTTCAACGCCACGTTGAGTATCCTTGTATGCGGGTGATGTGCCTCAGAACGTTACTTCTTTCAGGAACTTACGTCAATCCATCGAATGCGAAAGCGCAATCGAACCGTGCTTTCGAAGGTACATGGCCTGCTGCGCCGGTCTGTAAGCAGTCAAAACAAAACCCCATCATCGGGGGCGATGGGGTTGCGTTTTGCCATTGGCAATCGTTAGAACGGAATGAGTTTCCGGAGGCCCTTCTTCTTCTTGGGTTTCGAAGAGCTTTCCGTCTTGGTTTCCGCCTTTGCGTCCGACTTCGAAGTGGAATCCGCAGCCTTCGCCTCTGACGGCGCAGCGCTTGGGTCGGTAGCGGCGTCATTCACCTGGGTTGGAGCGGGCGTAACTTCAGTCGGAGATTGCGTCGTGCTGGTACTGCCGGTGGCCGGCGGCGTGGGCTTCAGTTCCGGAATGCCTGTGTTGGCCGGAGCATCCGAACGTGGCACCGGTTGATTTTCAGGCGGCTTGTCACCCTTCACCGTTTCCACCGACACCGTTCCGGTTCCGTCACCTGCGCCCTGTGGGCGGGTCAGGTCGGCCCGAATCGCGTCGTTTGCGCTGCGAACGATGGCCGCCGCATCCGTTTGTTTAGGATCGACCAGCGTCGGCTCTCCGATCTTCACTGCCGTCGAGATGTCCGGTTTGCGATGGAAGTTGAGCATCACCTTGCCCATTCTTCCAAGCTCTCCGCGGCTTTCCTGCTCCTTTGTGTTGAGAGCGATGGCTTCCTCGGTTGGCTTCGGTATGGGGCGATCGATTGCCGCCAGCCTGCGCTTTGCCTCCTCTACGTGACCCATAACCGGGTAACGAGTGATGATGCGGCCGTACGCCTCGGCAACCTTATCCGTATATTCACGGATGAGCAGATTCTTCGATCGTTCCGGAATAGCAGCGTTGCGCAACAAGGTGATCTGCTGTTCGAGGGAGTCGCCCAGCATAAAGAGGGCATCGTCAATGTGACTGTAAAGCGGATACGTGTCGGATACCGACTTGAGCCGCGCAACGGCAGCAGCCCATGAACCCCTCATGTAGTAGAACCGGCCGATGCGAAACTCGCGTTCGGCGAGTACTTCCTGCACTTCGAGCAGTCTCTTACGGGCGGCGTCAGCCAGTTTGCTGTCGGGATACTGCAATAGCACCTGGCGGTACTCATCCTCTGCGCGCTTCGCGTGCGTGTAGTCGCGATCCGCCTTCTCCATCTGCCGATAGTGGATGTCGGCGACCTTGAGCTGCGCTTCCGCAGCTTCCGGCATGTTGGGGAAGAAGGTGATGAAATCCTTGTATTCGTTCTCGGCCTGCGCCATGCCAGCTGAGCCGCCCTCGGCATACCACGAGTCTCCGACTGCCAGCTTGGCGCGCGCGATGAACTCGGAATCGGGGTAGGTGTTGATCAGCGTCTGCAGGCTGAGGCGCGCCACGTCGTACCTTTTTCGCTGCATGGCGTCCATGGCACGGTCGAAGAGCACTTTGTCCGGCTGCTTCGATCCGACCTCAGCGAGCGGGTTTTTGACGTTCTTGTTTCTGCATGCAGCTCCAAGCAGCACGAGCACCGCAAGCAGAGCGACCAGAAATACGCGACGAAACATCCGCTACCACCTCGGGAAAACAAAATCGGGTCAGACCTGCAGCGCCTTTAAACGGCTTTCCTGGGAGCGCTATGCCTTTTGCAGCGTAGCTTCGGAAGCGGCTTTCAATAACTCGCGCACGTTCTTACGCACGTCGCCCTTGCCGAATACGGCATTGCCAGCCACAAGTATCTCTGCCCCGGCTCTTACGACATCTCCAACGGTGTCCAGCCCGACACCGCCATCTACCTCGATGCGGAAGTCATGTCCATTGGCGTTGCGCATTACAACCAGCTTGCGAATCTTTTCCAGCGAGCGACGAATGAACTTCTGACCTCCGAAGCCAGGGTTCACCGACATCACGAGAACGAAGTCCACCAGTTCAAGCACATCGCCGAGCACGTGCACAGGAGTCGCCGGGTTCAGCACCACGCCGGCACGAACGCCGTTCGTCCGGATCAGTTCCAGCGTGCGGTGAAGGTGAACACACGCTTCCTGGTGAACCGAAATCCAGTCCGCTCCTGCATCGACGAACGCCGGGATGAACTGATCCGGATTCTCGATCATCAGGTGAACGTCGATAGGGACGTCTGTCACCTTGCGGAGCGATTTCACAACCGGAGGTCCGATCGTAATGTTCGGCACAAAGTGGCCATCCATCACATCGACGTGCAGCACCGTCGCGCCACCTTCGACCGCGGGGCGAACTTCTTCCGCCAGGCGGGCGAAATCGGCCGATAATATTGACGGCGCAAGCTCGATCAAAGGCTTCTCTCGCTATAGTAACTGTGGAAATTCTAACACGCTGAACAGTACGCCGCCCTCATTTCCGCCCAGCAGAACAGGCCTGAGAACAATCTGGCTTACGCTCCCGAGTTGCCTGCCTGACCCGGCGGCCCGAAAAGGGCTTTCAGCGAGAAGTTGGAACTTCTCGCCGTTCTCCATGCATCCAATTACTTGTGACCGGCAAAAGGCTAGTGACTCGAATCTTGATGACGACGCTGCTGGCGACCGGCATCCTCATCCTCTTTGGCGTTTTGGATGCGAACGCTACGCCGATTCGCCCGGACATACAGAAGCTTCTCGAACAGCCGCCCGACGATGCTACGCAGTTTGCACCGGCGCGTGCGGGATGGCACGGCTCGGAACTTGCCAAGAGCGCCGACGCAGGCATTAACCCGGCAATGCAGAGATTCAGCGCGGAAGCTTCC from Clostridia bacterium includes:
- the bamD gene encoding outer membrane protein assembly factor BamD, which codes for MFRRVFLVALLAVLVLLGAACRNKNVKNPLAEVGSKQPDKVLFDRAMDAMQRKRYDVARLSLQTLINTYPDSEFIARAKLAVGDSWYAEGGSAGMAQAENEYKDFITFFPNMPEAAEAQLKVADIHYRQMEKADRDYTHAKRAEDEYRQVLLQYPDSKLADAARKRLLEVQEVLAEREFRIGRFYYMRGSWAAAVARLKSVSDTYPLYSHIDDALFMLGDSLEQQITLLRNAAIPERSKNLLIREYTDKVAEAYGRIITRYPVMGHVEEAKRRLAAIDRPIPKPTEEAIALNTKEQESRGELGRMGKVMLNFHRKPDISTAVKIGEPTLVDPKQTDAAAIVRSANDAIRADLTRPQGAGDGTGTVSVETVKGDKPPENQPVPRSDAPANTGIPELKPTPPATGSTSTTQSPTEVTPAPTQVNDAATDPSAAPSEAKAADSTSKSDAKAETKTESSSKPKKKKGLRKLIPF
- the rpe gene encoding ribulose-phosphate 3-epimerase, which encodes MIELAPSILSADFARLAEEVRPAVEGGATVLHVDVMDGHFVPNITIGPPVVKSLRKVTDVPIDVHLMIENPDQFIPAFVDAGADWISVHQEACVHLHRTLELIRTNGVRAGVVLNPATPVHVLGDVLELVDFVLVMSVNPGFGGQKFIRRSLEKIRKLVVMRNANGHDFRIEVDGGVGLDTVGDVVRAGAEILVAGNAVFGKGDVRKNVRELLKAASEATLQKA